Proteins encoded by one window of Methylovirgula ligni:
- a CDS encoding alpha-ketoglutarate-dependent dioxygenase AlkB: MTLFKGARETFADGLIYAPGYLDIREQDALLAAVEAAIEVAPLFQPRMPRTGTPFSVKMTNCGALGWVSDQERGYRYQAEHPETGRSWPAIPVLALRAWEELGDYPHAPEACLINVYGPEARMGLHQDRGEADLTAPVVSLSLGASCIFRWGPTRSGKTQSLELASGDALVLAGPARLAYHGVARILAATSALLDGDRINLTLRRVTKPKR, encoded by the coding sequence ATGACGCTTTTCAAGGGAGCGCGCGAGACTTTCGCCGATGGGCTCATCTATGCGCCCGGCTATCTCGACATCCGCGAACAGGACGCTTTGCTGGCCGCGGTCGAGGCGGCGATCGAGGTGGCGCCGCTGTTCCAGCCGCGGATGCCGCGCACGGGCACGCCGTTTTCGGTGAAGATGACGAATTGCGGTGCGCTGGGCTGGGTCTCGGATCAGGAACGCGGCTATCGCTACCAGGCGGAGCATCCCGAAACCGGGCGCTCCTGGCCGGCCATCCCCGTGCTGGCGCTGCGCGCGTGGGAGGAACTCGGCGATTATCCGCACGCCCCCGAGGCCTGCCTTATCAATGTCTACGGGCCAGAGGCGCGCATGGGGCTGCATCAGGACCGTGGTGAGGCGGATTTGACGGCGCCCGTCGTCTCCCTTTCGCTCGGCGCCTCCTGCATCTTCCGCTGGGGCCCAACGCGGAGCGGCAAGACGCAATCTTTGGAGCTTGCGTCGGGCGATGCGCTGGTCCTCGCCGGGCCGGCGCGCCTCGCCTATCATGGCGTCGCGCGAATTCTGGCCGCCACGTCCGCTTTGCTTGACGGCGATCGTATCAATCTCACGCTACGGCGCGTGACGAAGCCTAAAAGATAA